Proteins encoded by one window of Planktothrix tepida PCC 9214:
- a CDS encoding phosphate/phosphite/phosphonate ABC transporter substrate-binding protein, which yields MLHKILGNLLLVSVVSLMVGCTQTSPTPSATTPTTTPTPTGTKTLVIGDVTNQPAKKITRYQPLADYLAARLSQFGIGMGEVKVAPDVGTMAEFLKSGQVDLYFDSPYPAMIATNKSGAQAILRRWKGGDPTYHTIIFALKDRGIERSEDLQGKMMAFDDVTSTSGFVLPFVYLKETGLKLKEKDSATDEVASDEVGYVFSKDDQNNIQWVISGKVDAAAVDYRSYLEIPEESRNAMVILGETEEVARHVVLVRSGLPPEQVEAIKQIMLDMDKTPEGKAVLEQFEETAKFDTFPTQKDIARMQELYEQVQNR from the coding sequence ATGTTGCATAAAATTTTGGGAAACCTCTTACTTGTAAGTGTTGTCAGCCTAATGGTGGGTTGCACTCAGACTTCACCAACTCCCTCGGCGACGACACCAACAACTACCCCTACTCCCACGGGTACAAAAACCCTTGTGATTGGGGATGTAACGAACCAACCCGCTAAAAAAATTACCCGCTATCAACCTTTGGCAGACTACTTAGCAGCACGCTTATCTCAATTTGGGATTGGGATGGGGGAGGTCAAAGTAGCGCCAGATGTGGGAACAATGGCAGAATTTCTCAAGTCGGGTCAAGTCGATCTCTACTTTGATAGTCCCTATCCAGCCATGATTGCGACTAACAAATCAGGTGCTCAAGCTATTTTGAGGCGTTGGAAGGGGGGAGATCCAACTTATCACACGATTATTTTTGCCTTAAAAGATCGTGGGATTGAACGCTCCGAAGATTTGCAGGGAAAAATGATGGCTTTTGATGATGTCACTTCAACTTCTGGATTTGTTTTACCCTTTGTTTATCTTAAGGAAACTGGTTTAAAACTGAAGGAAAAAGACTCTGCTACCGATGAGGTAGCGAGTGATGAAGTGGGGTATGTGTTTAGTAAAGATGATCAAAATAATATTCAATGGGTGATTAGCGGTAAAGTCGATGCAGCAGCAGTTGATTATCGCAGTTATTTAGAAATTCCCGAAGAAAGTCGCAATGCAATGGTAATTTTAGGGGAAACTGAGGAAGTAGCCAGACACGTTGTTTTAGTTCGATCCGGTTTACCCCCTGAACAGGTGGAAGCCATTAAGCAGATCATGCTAGACATGGATAAAACCCCGGAAGGAAAGGCTGTCTTAGAACAGTTTGAGGAAACGGCAAAGTTTGACACGTTCCCGACTCAAAAGGACATCGCCAGAATGCAAGAGTTATATGAACAAGTTCAAAACAGGTGA
- a CDS encoding ATP-binding protein, with protein MTSLVIVAVAGVTWLSLHRQQQTFRQELEQQAELLLNTLAVTTSDPLYTLDADFLEEIMQQLGRNNVLVAGRVYEKDGRVVADAYSNSVLTYGIKPDPLGQQLIKSDQPIFLWEADQLLAGRAVVVGRQRLGAVSVGLPTAPLYKKMEEVRTQGIIVALIAAGAGTSLALLISRSITEPLQQMTVATQQLAAGDLSLKIEINSQDELKVLADSFNSMTDQLRDLIQSKEQLIKSLELRAEDLRQSEAKNRALLNAIPDLMFRFNRDGLFLDFKAPRGDHFLRSLGKFMNRTVYDLLPDYIAQIYVHYVTTALETHNIQIFEYEWFVQGKRRHFEARIVVSGQEEVLAIVRDITDSKLAQIELQQAMEVAEAANQAKSEFLARMSHELRTPLNAIIGYSDLLQEDAKDLGYLDLVPDLEQIKVSGLHLLTIIQDILDISKLESGEMTLHLETFDISTLINEVQSTIQPLIQTNNNTLIIKGANYLGKMVADRTKVKQILFNLLSNATKFTEAGIITLTISHSSIRQISSQHQPNLHSSSVNQALSLKAEDWITFSVSDTGIGMTPEQIKKIFDPFIQADNSTTRKYGGTGLGLSITKQLCELMGGNITVSSEINVGSTFTFFLPRIIEEITSKPEAKDKLKHTSNRRQV; from the coding sequence ATGACCAGCTTGGTCATTGTGGCGGTGGCGGGTGTTACTTGGCTCTCACTCCACCGTCAACAACAAACGTTTCGCCAAGAGTTGGAACAACAAGCTGAACTTCTACTTAATACTTTAGCAGTTACCACTTCCGATCCGCTTTACACTTTAGATGCAGATTTCTTAGAAGAAATTATGCAGCAATTGGGACGAAATAATGTCTTAGTTGCGGGTCGAGTTTATGAAAAAGACGGACGGGTGGTGGCGGATGCTTATAGTAATTCAGTTCTAACCTATGGGATTAAACCAGATCCGTTAGGTCAACAATTAATTAAGAGTGATCAGCCGATTTTCCTGTGGGAAGCCGATCAATTATTGGCGGGTCGTGCGGTCGTAGTGGGCCGTCAACGTTTGGGTGCTGTCAGTGTGGGGTTGCCTACAGCCCCTTTATACAAAAAAATGGAAGAAGTTCGCACTCAAGGGATTATTGTTGCGTTAATTGCAGCAGGTGCAGGAACGTCTTTGGCGTTGTTAATTAGTCGGTCTATTACTGAACCCCTACAACAGATGACCGTAGCAACGCAACAATTAGCCGCCGGAGATTTGAGTTTAAAAATTGAGATTAATAGCCAGGATGAATTAAAAGTTTTGGCGGATTCGTTTAATAGTATGACGGATCAATTGCGGGATTTAATTCAGAGTAAAGAACAGTTAATTAAAAGTTTGGAATTAAGGGCTGAAGATTTACGGCAAAGTGAAGCGAAAAATCGAGCCTTATTAAATGCTATCCCCGATTTGATGTTTCGGTTTAATCGAGATGGCTTGTTTTTGGATTTTAAAGCCCCTAGAGGAGATCATTTCTTACGATCGCTGGGTAAATTTATGAATCGGACGGTTTATGATTTATTGCCCGATTATATTGCCCAGATTTATGTTCACTATGTTACCACTGCTTTAGAAACCCACAACATACAGATTTTTGAGTATGAATGGTTTGTTCAGGGGAAACGCCGTCATTTTGAAGCTCGAATTGTGGTCAGTGGTCAGGAAGAAGTCTTAGCCATTGTTCGGGATATTACCGACAGTAAATTAGCCCAAATAGAATTGCAGCAAGCGATGGAAGTGGCTGAAGCCGCGAACCAAGCTAAAAGTGAATTTTTAGCGCGAATGAGCCATGAATTACGGACTCCTTTAAATGCAATTATTGGTTATAGTGATTTACTGCAAGAAGATGCTAAAGATTTAGGATATTTGGATTTAGTCCCGGATTTAGAACAAATTAAAGTATCAGGACTGCACTTACTAACGATTATTCAAGATATTTTAGATATTTCTAAATTGGAATCGGGAGAAATGACTCTTCATTTAGAAACTTTTGATATTTCTACGTTAATTAATGAAGTTCAATCTACGATTCAACCTCTGATTCAAACCAATAATAATACTTTGATTATTAAGGGCGCGAATTATTTAGGCAAAATGGTTGCAGACCGAACAAAAGTTAAGCAAATTTTATTTAATTTATTGAGTAATGCTACTAAATTTACAGAGGCAGGAATTATTACTCTCACGATTTCTCATTCTTCTATTCGGCAAATCTCTAGTCAACATCAACCTAATTTACATTCTTCTTCCGTTAATCAAGCTCTCTCTTTAAAAGCCGAAGATTGGATTACATTTAGTGTTTCTGATACCGGAATTGGTATGACTCCTGAACAAATTAAGAAAATCTTTGATCCGTTTATTCAAGCTGATAATTCTACCACTCGTAAGTATGGAGGTACTGGATTAGGATTATCGATTACTAAACAGCTTTGTGAATTAATGGGAGGAAATATTACTGTCTCTAGTGAAATTAATGTGGGTTCAACGTTTACTTTTTTCTTACCTAGAATCATTGAAGAGATAACCTCAAAGCCGGAAGCAAAAGACAAACTCAAACACACTAGCAACAGAAGACAGGTATAA